One genomic window of Chloroflexota bacterium includes the following:
- a CDS encoding undecaprenyl-phosphate glucose phosphotransferase has translation MTDTLTRPPEVTVAPAPTGDPPRRWRLLRALQVIALITADLAMLHAAYRLAYLIRYRLVMRPGVEIPPPEAYTDTVIVMAVCLFGVLAFFRHYIPRRGLSRIDLLYSLFLGVSAAFIVGLAVLTLAFRELGLPRVVLAGWWVSSILLIWLARVILDTGLRLGRAHGVDTANVLIVGAGESGEIIREKIRHAPELGYRIVGFVDDVHLDLFENSTPILGTLSDVPRLIEQHHVSELIIAAPRLEQRDVLELVSNCARAHVNVKLFPDIVQIMSSEVTTSDLTGLPMVQVRDVALRGWNLTIKRAMDIVVSAIALVLISPFLMALAVAVKLWGGAGPVFYTQERVGLDGKPFHLIKFRSMRADAEASTGPVWATQDDRRRTVIGTFIRRWSLDELPQLVNVLVGEMSLVGPRPERPHFVEQFSREVPRYAERHNEKAGMTGWAQVNGLRGNTSITERTKYDLFYVENWSLAFDVKICLKTIGAIFRDKNAY, from the coding sequence GTGACGGATACGCTCACACGTCCACCCGAGGTCACGGTCGCTCCAGCGCCCACTGGTGACCCGCCTCGGCGGTGGCGGCTCCTGCGCGCGCTCCAGGTCATCGCACTCATTACCGCGGACCTGGCGATGCTCCATGCTGCCTATCGGCTGGCGTACCTCATCCGCTACCGTCTGGTGATGCGGCCGGGCGTCGAGATCCCTCCGCCCGAGGCCTACACCGACACCGTCATCGTGATGGCCGTCTGCCTGTTCGGCGTGCTGGCGTTCTTCCGCCACTATATCCCCAGGCGCGGCCTTTCGCGCATCGACCTGCTCTACTCGCTGTTCCTGGGGGTCAGCGCGGCGTTCATCGTGGGGCTGGCCGTGCTGACGCTGGCCTTCCGCGAGCTTGGCCTGCCGCGCGTGGTGCTGGCCGGCTGGTGGGTCTCCTCGATCCTCCTGATCTGGCTGGCGCGTGTCATCCTTGACACCGGCTTACGCCTCGGGCGGGCGCACGGCGTGGACACCGCGAACGTGCTGATCGTCGGGGCCGGCGAGTCCGGCGAGATCATCCGCGAGAAGATCCGCCACGCGCCGGAGCTGGGCTACCGGATCGTCGGGTTCGTGGACGACGTCCACCTTGACCTCTTCGAGAACAGCACGCCGATCCTCGGGACGCTCTCGGACGTGCCCCGGCTGATCGAGCAGCACCACGTCAGCGAGCTGATCATCGCCGCGCCCCGGCTGGAGCAGCGCGACGTCCTGGAGCTGGTCTCGAACTGCGCTCGCGCTCACGTCAACGTCAAGCTGTTCCCGGACATCGTGCAGATCATGTCCAGCGAGGTCACCACCAGCGACCTGACCGGCTTGCCGATGGTCCAGGTGCGCGACGTCGCCCTGCGCGGCTGGAACCTGACCATCAAGCGGGCCATGGACATCGTCGTCAGCGCCATCGCCCTGGTGCTGATCTCGCCGTTTCTGATGGCGCTCGCCGTGGCCGTCAAGCTGTGGGGCGGTGCGGGGCCGGTCTTCTACACGCAGGAGCGCGTCGGGCTGGACGGCAAGCCGTTCCACCTGATCAAGTTCCGCTCGATGCGCGCCGACGCCGAGGCCTCGACCGGGCCGGTCTGGGCCACCCAGGATGACCGCCGCCGGACCGTCATCGGGACGTTCATCCGCCGCTGGAGCCTCGACGAGCTGCCGCAGCTGGTCAACGTGCTGGTGGGCGAGATGAGCCTTGTCGGGCCGCGCCCCGAGCGCCCGCACTTCGTGGAGCAGTTCAGCCGCGAGGTCCCGCGCTACGCCGAGCGCCACAACGAGAAGGCCGGGATGACGGGGTGGGCGCAGGTCAACGGCCTGCGCGGCAACACCTCGATCACCGAGCGCACCAAGTACGACCTGTTCTACGTGGAGAACTGGTCGCTGGCGTTCGACGTGAAGATCTGCCTGAAGACGATCGGGGCGATCTTCCGGGACAAGAACGCCTACTAG
- a CDS encoding TIGR04053 family radical SAM/SPASM domain-containing protein has product MPDRPSAPTSAPAETAAPPIPTAKPSYFAVDFDQTPFTVAWEITRACALACIHCRAEAIPRRDPRELTTDEGFRLIDSLVEIGRPILIVTGGDPLMRRDVEELVKYAVGRGLRVGLSPSATSLVTHERLERLQALGLSMVHLSLDGSSAETHDAFRGVGGSFDRTLEILAYAQRLNLPIQVGTTVTRRNWQDLPAVAEIVERLGVRMWSVFFLVPTGRGQVSDMLDAAEHEGVLQWLHAVSQRAPFAVRTTAAQHYRRVVIQRERLARGEAADGESSAVRWDLTGAGYAFRGGQAPAEQGVNDGKGFAFISHRGEVYPSGFLQVSAGNVREHSLVEIYRESPLFRELRTPELLKGRCGACDYRRVCGGSRARAYGLTGDYLAEDETCLYDPAVGGLPEVSIPLPQPRFVREVPGGVTGRPPHTMGAGGQRPARPPMA; this is encoded by the coding sequence ATGCCTGACCGACCCTCCGCCCCGACCAGCGCCCCGGCTGAGACCGCCGCGCCGCCGATCCCCACCGCCAAGCCCAGCTACTTCGCCGTGGACTTCGACCAGACCCCGTTCACGGTCGCCTGGGAGATCACCCGGGCCTGCGCGCTGGCCTGCATCCACTGCCGGGCCGAGGCCATCCCGCGCCGCGATCCGCGTGAGCTGACCACCGACGAGGGCTTCCGCCTGATCGACTCGCTGGTGGAGATCGGGCGACCGATCCTGATCGTGACGGGCGGCGATCCGCTGATGCGGCGTGACGTGGAAGAGCTGGTGAAGTACGCCGTGGGGCGCGGTCTCCGCGTCGGCCTCTCGCCGAGCGCCACGTCACTGGTCACCCACGAGCGGCTGGAGCGGCTCCAGGCGTTGGGCCTCTCGATGGTCCACCTGAGCCTGGACGGCTCCTCGGCCGAGACCCACGATGCCTTCCGGGGCGTCGGCGGCTCCTTCGACCGCACGCTGGAGATCCTGGCCTACGCCCAGCGTCTGAACCTGCCGATCCAGGTCGGCACGACGGTCACGCGCCGCAACTGGCAGGACTTGCCGGCCGTCGCGGAGATCGTCGAGCGGCTGGGCGTGCGGATGTGGAGCGTCTTCTTCCTGGTCCCAACGGGCCGGGGGCAGGTGTCTGACATGCTGGACGCCGCCGAGCACGAGGGCGTTCTCCAGTGGCTGCACGCCGTCTCGCAGCGCGCGCCGTTCGCGGTGCGGACGACGGCGGCCCAGCACTACCGGCGCGTCGTCATCCAGCGGGAGCGGCTGGCGCGCGGCGAGGCCGCCGATGGCGAGTCGAGCGCCGTGCGCTGGGATTTGACGGGGGCGGGCTACGCTTTCCGGGGCGGGCAGGCGCCGGCCGAGCAGGGCGTGAACGACGGCAAGGGGTTCGCCTTCATCTCCCATCGCGGGGAGGTCTACCCGAGCGGCTTCCTCCAGGTCTCGGCGGGCAACGTCCGCGAGCACTCGCTGGTGGAGATCTATCGCGAGTCGCCGTTGTTCCGCGAGCTGCGCACGCCAGAGCTGCTGAAGGGACGCTGCGGCGCGTGTGACTACCGGCGCGTCTGCGGCGGGAGTCGCGCGCGGGCCTACGGCCTGACCGGCGACTACCTGGCCGAGGACGAGACCTGTCTGTACGACCCGGCCGTCGGCGGGCTGCCCGAGGTGTCGATCCCGCTGCCGCAGCCGCGCTTCGTGCGCGAGGTGCCAGGCGGTGTGACCGGCCGGCCGCCCCACACGATGGGCGCCGGCGGGCAGCGCCCCGCGCGGCCGCCGATGGCGTAG
- a CDS encoding thiamine pyrophosphate-requiring protein, producing the protein MKANTAIARILKREGVEYLFCYPSNTLIEACAVEGIRPILARTERTVLSMADGYTRMHNGRKIGVCCFQRASGSENMFGGVAQVFSDNTPILVLPGGNPRTQHGVPYSFEAKDHYRNTTKWVESINLVERLPSMMRRAFSQLRNGRLGPVMLDTPMDVTREDVDDAAVEAYVPPKRFVSQADPAGVAQAVELLLAAERPVLFAGQGVLYAEAWDDLRELAELLQIPVAATMNAKSVFPEDHPLSLGTAGAACTELSDTFLNGADLIFGVGASFSANTYSYPMPQGKQIVQVTTDERDLNKDLPTDLGLIGDARLVLRQLIEAASAKLRGKGRDGSAVQAEIAKVKAASLEKWLPRLTSDSEPISPYRVIHEMNRVLDRKNAIVTHDAGNPRDQILPFYEAVTPRGYLGWGKSTHLGWGLGLAMGAKLAAPDKLAINFMGDAAFGMVGMEIETAARERIGLLTILINNQGMAGYPNGYPTAVQQFGFANLTGQYARMAETLGGYGERVEKVSEVGPALQRGAQIAMEGRPALLEIMTRPDTVISRSSRR; encoded by the coding sequence ATGAAGGCGAACACCGCCATCGCCCGCATCCTCAAGCGTGAGGGCGTCGAGTACCTGTTCTGCTACCCCAGCAACACGCTCATCGAGGCCTGCGCCGTCGAGGGCATCCGCCCGATCCTCGCCCGCACCGAGCGCACCGTTCTGAGCATGGCGGACGGCTACACCCGCATGCACAACGGCCGAAAGATCGGCGTCTGCTGCTTCCAGCGGGCGTCCGGCTCCGAGAACATGTTCGGCGGCGTGGCGCAGGTCTTCTCCGACAACACCCCGATCCTGGTCCTGCCGGGCGGCAACCCGCGCACGCAGCACGGCGTGCCGTACTCGTTCGAGGCCAAAGACCACTACCGCAACACCACCAAGTGGGTCGAGAGCATCAACCTCGTCGAGCGGCTGCCCTCGATGATGCGACGGGCGTTCAGCCAGTTGCGGAACGGGCGGCTCGGGCCGGTCATGCTGGACACGCCGATGGATGTCACCCGCGAGGACGTGGACGATGCGGCTGTCGAGGCGTACGTCCCGCCGAAGCGGTTCGTCTCACAGGCGGACCCGGCCGGCGTGGCCCAGGCCGTCGAGCTGCTGCTCGCGGCCGAGCGGCCGGTCCTGTTCGCCGGGCAGGGCGTCCTCTACGCCGAGGCCTGGGACGATCTCCGCGAGCTGGCCGAGCTGCTCCAGATCCCCGTTGCCGCGACCATGAACGCCAAGAGCGTCTTTCCAGAGGATCACCCGCTCTCGCTGGGGACGGCTGGCGCGGCCTGCACCGAGTTGAGCGACACCTTCCTCAACGGAGCCGACCTGATCTTCGGCGTCGGGGCCAGCTTCTCGGCGAACACCTACTCCTACCCGATGCCCCAGGGGAAGCAGATCGTCCAGGTCACCACCGACGAGCGCGACCTGAACAAGGATCTGCCGACCGATCTCGGGCTCATCGGCGACGCCAGACTGGTGCTCCGGCAGTTGATCGAGGCGGCCTCGGCGAAGCTCCGTGGCAAGGGCCGCGACGGCAGCGCTGTCCAGGCCGAGATCGCCAAGGTCAAGGCGGCCTCGCTGGAGAAGTGGCTGCCGCGCCTGACCTCGGACTCCGAGCCGATCAGCCCGTACCGGGTCATCCATGAGATGAATCGGGTGCTCGACCGCAAGAACGCCATCGTCACCCACGACGCCGGCAACCCGCGCGATCAGATCCTGCCGTTCTACGAGGCCGTCACGCCGCGTGGCTATCTCGGCTGGGGCAAGTCCACGCACCTCGGCTGGGGCCTGGGCCTGGCGATGGGCGCGAAGCTGGCCGCCCCGGACAAGCTCGCCATCAACTTCATGGGTGACGCCGCGTTCGGGATGGTCGGCATGGAGATCGAGACGGCGGCCCGCGAGCGCATCGGCCTGCTGACCATCCTGATCAACAATCAGGGCATGGCCGGCTACCCGAACGGCTACCCGACGGCGGTACAGCAGTTCGGCTTCGCCAACCTGACCGGCCAGTATGCCAGGATGGCCGAGACGCTCGGTGGCTACGGCGAGCGCGTGGAGAAGGTGTCGGAGGTCGGGCCGGCGCTGCAGCGCGGCGCGCAGATCGCGATGGAGGGCCGGCCAGCCCTGCTGGAGATCATGACCCGGCCCGACACGGTGATCTCGCGGTCATCCCGGCGGTAG
- a CDS encoding chemotaxis protein CheW has product MAHDEHVPSAFVSTFRQRFAPLFGRKIGRQRAEQYLGGLLNGKAERRNVTSLADTVDGASARALGWLLNKSPWPTRPVVDALQLYVGETFGTPDGLYTLNIDNFVKRGDNAVGVEKQFVHHLGRTSNSQIGVFLAYGSLTSSALVDAAIYMPHSWIDDADRREKAGVPASLEYKSRSTLAIELLREARQLGHLPGQWVTSWHGEGFEEDLRPRLDADGWRYLLPVPAAATFLDAPNAAEPRPYTTLLAGQPRSPLQLCRVWLPADVARADVARADVAHADAARAVEAQRAHWLLGCTDALSGAPVAFLSNAPEDEAAEMFERVMAARWQSVRMLAERCAGVSLDVYRVRGWDGWHRHVALALLASVFRACLPVLPSASDLEPEIIAEPDAVPVALAETPPAPPAAPLTEHPVDAPSDAVPAVSAPVIPHVEEEMAVSIDEPAYSAEEAPDEAPVAVPDAIPGAAPAVPTVYRLTVDISESEWRAVRAFQVYLVADEAGSIQSCVPSKAEIERQEVGQRIDITFLSPRSRDELLLALDEVPEVRVMELQAEGETAPAAEAEAAPAPAAAAPSGPIRYVLDVNIEETDWRAVRAFQVWLVADEAGSIQSCVPSKAEIERQEVGHQIHVEFDSPRSVEQIMASLREVPEISVLSLVTAGAELPVELVAAIASVEQADADEHLDLSDADDMLAALEAELSERTTAREAGLMPAFEGPIEVVGNAVIEASIILEESRELVVAGTNGANGHTNGAGGGSATLTAPIEPPVAPANEAPARAAAAAQPSTAPVAEKPAEPKEAAERARPEEEQMVVLDVGNESYGIPVKQVREIIRVPPITRVPNGPGFLEGVINLRGQVIPVMDLRKHLGIEGGGETRRSRVVVSELGRHTVGLMVDAVSEVVMISTTDIEPPPAIIAGANDGQIRGVARLGDRLVLFLDPERVLPNS; this is encoded by the coding sequence GTGGCCCACGACGAGCATGTGCCCTCCGCGTTCGTATCAACGTTCCGGCAGCGTTTCGCACCACTTTTCGGCCGCAAGATCGGGCGGCAGCGCGCCGAGCAGTATCTCGGCGGCCTGCTGAACGGCAAGGCTGAGCGCCGGAATGTGACCAGCCTGGCCGACACCGTCGATGGCGCGAGCGCCCGCGCGCTCGGCTGGCTGCTCAACAAGTCGCCCTGGCCGACGCGCCCCGTCGTCGACGCGCTGCAGTTGTACGTCGGCGAGACGTTTGGCACGCCGGACGGCCTCTACACGCTGAACATCGACAACTTCGTGAAGCGTGGCGACAACGCCGTGGGCGTCGAGAAGCAGTTCGTCCACCACCTCGGACGCACCTCGAACTCGCAGATCGGCGTCTTCCTGGCCTACGGCTCGCTGACCTCCAGCGCCCTGGTGGACGCGGCGATCTACATGCCGCACAGCTGGATTGACGACGCCGACCGCCGCGAGAAGGCCGGCGTGCCGGCCAGCCTGGAGTACAAGTCTCGCAGCACGCTCGCCATCGAGCTGCTGCGCGAGGCGCGCCAGCTCGGCCACCTGCCGGGCCAGTGGGTCACCTCCTGGCATGGCGAGGGCTTCGAGGAGGATCTCCGCCCCCGCCTCGACGCCGATGGCTGGCGGTATCTGCTCCCGGTCCCGGCTGCCGCCACGTTCCTGGACGCCCCCAACGCCGCCGAGCCGCGCCCGTACACGACGCTGCTCGCGGGCCAGCCCCGCAGCCCGCTCCAGCTCTGCCGCGTCTGGCTGCCTGCCGACGTGGCCCGTGCCGACGTGGCCCGTGCCGACGTGGCTCACGCCGATGCGGCCCGTGCCGTCGAGGCCCAGCGCGCGCACTGGCTGCTCGGCTGCACCGACGCGCTCAGCGGCGCCCCCGTCGCGTTCCTCTCGAACGCTCCAGAGGATGAAGCCGCCGAGATGTTCGAACGCGTCATGGCCGCGCGCTGGCAGTCCGTCCGCATGCTCGCGGAGCGCTGCGCGGGCGTCAGCCTCGACGTGTACCGCGTTCGGGGTTGGGATGGCTGGCACCGCCACGTGGCGCTCGCCCTGCTCGCGAGCGTCTTCCGGGCCTGCCTGCCGGTGCTTCCCTCCGCATCCGATCTTGAACCCGAGATCATCGCAGAACCAGACGCCGTTCCCGTTGCCCTCGCAGAGACCCCTCCGGCTCCTCCAGCAGCCCCGCTCACAGAGCACCCTGTCGACGCTCCGTCCGATGCGGTCCCCGCTGTCTCGGCGCCGGTCATCCCACATGTGGAAGAGGAGATGGCCGTGTCCATCGATGAGCCTGCCTACAGCGCCGAGGAGGCGCCCGACGAAGCCCCTGTCGCCGTCCCAGACGCCATCCCAGGCGCCGCCCCTGCCGTGCCGACCGTCTACCGACTGACCGTGGACATCAGCGAGTCTGAGTGGCGGGCCGTGCGGGCCTTCCAGGTCTACCTGGTGGCCGACGAGGCTGGCTCCATCCAGTCCTGCGTGCCGTCCAAGGCCGAGATCGAGCGGCAGGAAGTCGGGCAGCGGATCGACATCACCTTCCTCTCGCCCCGCAGCCGCGACGAGCTTCTCCTGGCGCTCGACGAGGTGCCAGAGGTCAGAGTGATGGAACTACAGGCCGAGGGTGAGACTGCCCCGGCGGCCGAGGCCGAGGCTGCTCCCGCGCCGGCGGCGGCTGCACCGAGTGGCCCCATCCGCTACGTGCTCGACGTCAACATCGAGGAGACGGACTGGCGGGCCGTGCGAGCCTTCCAGGTCTGGCTGGTGGCCGACGAGGCTGGCTCCATCCAGTCCTGCGTGCCGTCCAAGGCCGAGATCGAGCGGCAGGAAGTCGGCCACCAGATACACGTCGAGTTCGACTCGCCGCGCAGCGTCGAGCAGATCATGGCGTCCCTCCGCGAGGTACCTGAGATCTCGGTGCTCTCGCTGGTGACCGCTGGTGCAGAGCTGCCGGTCGAGTTGGTGGCGGCCATCGCCTCGGTGGAGCAGGCCGACGCCGACGAGCACCTGGACCTGAGCGATGCCGACGACATGCTGGCGGCGCTGGAAGCCGAGCTGAGCGAGCGCACCACCGCCCGCGAGGCCGGCCTGATGCCAGCGTTCGAGGGGCCGATTGAAGTCGTCGGGAACGCCGTCATCGAGGCAAGCATCATCCTCGAAGAGTCGCGCGAGCTGGTGGTGGCCGGCACGAATGGCGCCAACGGCCACACCAACGGCGCTGGCGGCGGGTCTGCCACGCTGACCGCGCCGATAGAGCCGCCCGTCGCCCCGGCCAACGAGGCCCCGGCCCGCGCGGCGGCTGCCGCGCAGCCGTCCACCGCCCCCGTCGCCGAGAAGCCGGCCGAGCCGAAGGAAGCGGCCGAGCGGGCGCGCCCCGAGGAAGAGCAGATGGTGGTGCTGGACGTCGGCAACGAGTCCTACGGCATCCCCGTCAAGCAGGTCCGCGAGATCATCCGCGTCCCGCCGATCACCCGCGTGCCGAACGGCCCGGGCTTCCTCGAAGGCGTCATCAACCTGCGCGGCCAGGTGATCCCGGTCATGGATCTCCGCAAGCACCTCGGCATCGAGGGCGGTGGGGAGACGCGCCGCAGCCGGGTCGTCGTCTCCGAGCTGGGGCGGCACACCGTCGGCCTGATGGTGGACGCGGTCTCCGAGGTCGTGATGATCTCCACGACGGACATCGAGCCGCCGCCAGCGATCATCGCCGGCGCGAACGACGGCCAGATCCGTGGCGTCGCGCGGCTGGGCGACCGGCTGGTGTTGTTCCTGGACCCCGAGCGGGTGCTGCCGAACAGCTGA
- a CDS encoding sugar ABC transporter permease yields MARREELYGWLFASPWIIGFLVFTAGPMLASFYLGFTEYSIANPPKWVGTANYEKALLGKDAQFWPSLGRTFLYAGMIVPIGLAGSMLIAVLLNQKLRAVALFRTMFFLPSLVPVVASAVLWQWLYQPDFGAINGLLAMVGIKGPLWLSDSRSALPSLMVMALWGTIGGSTMIIFLAGLQGVPAELHEAAEIDGAGAVQRFFTITLPLLTPTIFFNLVIGVIAALKVFEAALVATKGGPNFATWFFIVHLYQTAFQNIEMGYASALAGVFFIIVVTLTIINVQLSKRWVYYEGEEKA; encoded by the coding sequence ATGGCCCGCCGTGAGGAGCTGTACGGCTGGCTTTTCGCCTCGCCGTGGATCATCGGCTTCCTGGTGTTCACGGCCGGCCCGATGCTCGCCTCGTTTTACCTCGGGTTCACCGAGTACAGCATCGCCAACCCGCCGAAGTGGGTCGGGACGGCCAATTATGAGAAGGCGCTGCTCGGGAAGGACGCCCAGTTCTGGCCGTCGCTCGGGCGGACGTTCCTCTACGCCGGGATGATCGTGCCGATCGGGCTGGCCGGCTCGATGCTGATCGCCGTGCTGCTCAACCAGAAGCTGCGGGCGGTGGCCCTCTTCCGGACGATGTTCTTCCTGCCGTCGCTGGTGCCAGTGGTGGCCTCGGCGGTCCTCTGGCAGTGGCTCTACCAGCCGGATTTTGGGGCCATCAACGGCCTGTTGGCGATGGTCGGCATCAAGGGGCCGCTCTGGCTCTCGGACTCGCGGTCGGCGCTGCCCTCGCTGATGGTGATGGCCCTCTGGGGCACCATCGGCGGCAGCACGATGATCATCTTCCTGGCCGGCCTCCAGGGCGTTCCGGCCGAGTTGCACGAGGCCGCCGAGATCGACGGGGCCGGCGCGGTCCAGCGCTTCTTCACGATCACGCTGCCGCTGCTGACGCCGACGATCTTCTTCAACCTCGTCATCGGGGTGATCGCCGCGCTCAAAGTCTTCGAGGCGGCGCTGGTGGCCACCAAGGGCGGCCCGAACTTCGCCACCTGGTTCTTCATCGTCCACCTGTACCAGACGGCGTTTCAGAACATCGAGATGGGGTATGCCTCGGCGCTGGCCGGCGTCTTCTTCATCATCGTGGTCACCCTCACCATCATCAACGTCCAGCTCTCGAAGCGCTGGGTCTACTACGAGGGGGAGGAGAAGGCATGA
- a CDS encoding glycosyltransferase, translating into MPSPARRTVALCLTVLNEADNLDALFSSLAGQTRQPDEIVVVDGGSQDGTPAVVEAWQARGLPITLAIIPGANISSGRNAAISRAQSEIVAVTDAGVRLEPGWLSALADPFQEADPPDVVAGFFQSDPRTPFEMALGATTLPAVDEIRPERFYPSSRSVAFTRAAWELAGGYPEWLDYCEDLLFDFALEDEGCRRAWAPDALVHFRPRSTPRAFWLQYYRYARGDGKADLWRRRHLIRYATYLGLPLGLALARRRPWLLLPMLLAAVGYVRKPYRRLRPQFAGLDTRGRLVALAWVPLLRLVGDAAKMAGYPAGLWWRLRHRDAIPDGHPRR; encoded by the coding sequence TGGCGGGGCAGACCCGCCAGCCAGACGAGATCGTGGTGGTGGACGGCGGCTCACAGGACGGCACGCCAGCCGTCGTGGAGGCGTGGCAGGCGCGCGGCCTCCCCATCACCCTGGCGATCATCCCTGGCGCGAACATCTCGTCCGGGCGCAACGCCGCCATCAGCCGCGCCCAGTCCGAGATCGTGGCCGTCACCGACGCCGGCGTGCGGCTGGAGCCGGGCTGGCTGTCAGCCCTCGCCGACCCGTTCCAGGAGGCTGACCCGCCGGACGTGGTGGCGGGCTTCTTCCAGTCCGACCCGCGCACGCCCTTCGAGATGGCCCTCGGCGCGACGACCCTCCCCGCCGTCGACGAGATCCGCCCGGAGCGGTTCTACCCATCCAGCCGCTCGGTGGCGTTCACGCGGGCGGCCTGGGAGCTGGCCGGCGGCTACCCGGAGTGGCTCGACTACTGCGAGGATCTGCTCTTCGACTTCGCGCTGGAGGACGAGGGCTGTCGGCGGGCCTGGGCGCCAGACGCCCTGGTGCACTTCCGCCCCCGCTCCACGCCCCGCGCGTTCTGGCTCCAGTACTACCGCTACGCGCGCGGCGACGGCAAGGCCGATCTCTGGCGCAGGCGGCACCTGATTCGGTACGCCACCTACCTGGGTCTGCCCCTGGGGCTGGCGCTGGCGCGGCGGCGTCCGTGGCTGCTCCTGCCGATGCTGCTGGCGGCGGTCGGGTACGTTCGCAAGCCGTACCGCCGGCTGCGTCCACAGTTTGCCGGCCTGGACACGCGCGGGAGGCTTGTGGCGCTGGCCTGGGTGCCGCTGCTCCGGCTGGTTGGCGACGCGGCCAAGATGGCGGGCTACCCGGCCGGCCTCTGGTGGCGGCTGCGGCACCGCGACGCGATCCCTGACGGTCACCCACGCCGGTAG
- a CDS encoding carbohydrate ABC transporter permease, giving the protein MTVQTMGRAASATPTAPRWPASYLAGRVLLHAFAVLLAVIFTAPFFFAISTSLKTPVELHTFPPSIFPADPQPFNYARVFQVAPYGVFYLNTVIIAVTATIGNVICASIAAYGFARFRWRGREICFMVLLSTLVIPEEVVIIPKFLMFHIVPEFLFGTSWINTWWPLILPSWIGGGAFNVFLLRQFLMQLPRDLDEAAKIDGAGPFRILWSILLPLTQPAIATVAIFSFLNHWRDFIHPLIYLNSREKFPLSLGLRWFQQLPLEASEPREHLLMAAALLMALPCILLFFTMQRYFVRGIVMSGIKG; this is encoded by the coding sequence ATGACCGTCCAGACGATGGGCCGGGCGGCCTCGGCCACCCCGACCGCGCCGCGCTGGCCGGCGTCCTACCTGGCGGGGCGGGTGCTGCTGCACGCCTTTGCGGTGCTGCTGGCCGTGATCTTCACCGCGCCGTTCTTCTTCGCGATCTCGACCTCGCTCAAGACACCCGTTGAGCTGCACACGTTCCCGCCGTCGATCTTCCCGGCCGATCCGCAGCCGTTCAACTATGCGCGGGTCTTCCAGGTCGCGCCGTACGGCGTGTTCTACCTGAACACCGTCATCATCGCGGTCACGGCGACGATTGGGAATGTGATCTGCGCGTCCATCGCGGCGTACGGCTTCGCGCGGTTCCGCTGGCGGGGACGCGAGATCTGCTTCATGGTGCTGCTGAGCACCCTGGTGATCCCCGAAGAGGTCGTCATCATCCCCAAGTTCCTGATGTTCCACATCGTTCCCGAGTTCCTGTTCGGCACGTCGTGGATCAACACCTGGTGGCCGCTGATCCTCCCGTCGTGGATCGGCGGCGGGGCGTTCAACGTCTTCCTGCTGCGCCAGTTCCTGATGCAGCTCCCGCGTGACCTGGACGAGGCCGCCAAGATCGACGGGGCCGGGCCGTTCCGGATCCTCTGGAGCATCCTGCTGCCGCTGACGCAGCCGGCCATCGCCACGGTGGCGATCTTCTCCTTCCTGAACCACTGGCGGGACTTCATCCACCCCCTGATCTACCTGAACTCGCGCGAGAAGTTCCCGCTCTCGCTGGGCCTGCGGTGGTTCCAGCAGCTGCCGCTGGAGGCCAGCGAGCCGCGCGAGCACCTGCTGATGGCGGCGGCGTTGCTGATGGCGCTGCCCTGCATTCTCCTGTTCTTCACGATGCAGCGGTACTTCGTGCGCGGCATCGTGATGTCCGGCATCAAGGGCTGA